A genomic segment from Candidatus Viadribacter manganicus encodes:
- the metK gene encoding methionine adenosyltransferase, with translation MPDQGQFCRGGWRSYNACGLDIALVVRRTLTQIGHGDGRWGVDLDRLQLMTCLTRQSFEIGDAVDSGEELGAGDQGTVFGYACSETPSLMPAPIAIAHALMSKHKQVRFAEALGDFGPDAKAQATIRYEGGKPASISTLVLSTQHREDLDLATVRDMVRALIVEPELERLRVKADRILINPGGTFTLGGPVADAGLTGRKIIVDTYGGHCRHGGGAFSGKDPTKVDRSGAYGARQLAKTIVAAGLASHCEVRASYAIGHPEPVSVAFDTFGTGCSRDIEALLAHRGIDARTVLSPSSLIERLDLRRCLYAPVAAFGHFGSDGLPWERPMLAEQ, from the coding sequence GTGCCTGATCAAGGGCAATTTTGTCGTGGTGGCTGGCGAAGTTACAACGCGTGCGGACTAGATATCGCTCTCGTTGTTCGACGCACTTTGACACAGATCGGCCACGGCGACGGACGCTGGGGCGTCGACCTCGACCGACTTCAACTTATGACCTGCTTGACCCGCCAGTCCTTCGAAATTGGCGATGCCGTTGACAGTGGAGAAGAGCTTGGCGCGGGCGATCAAGGCACTGTGTTTGGTTATGCCTGCAGTGAAACACCTTCGCTCATGCCAGCGCCGATTGCGATCGCGCACGCTCTCATGAGCAAGCATAAGCAAGTGCGGTTCGCCGAAGCGCTCGGCGACTTTGGGCCTGACGCAAAGGCCCAGGCAACGATACGCTATGAGGGCGGCAAACCGGCATCTATCTCGACCTTAGTGTTGTCCACCCAACATAGAGAAGACTTGGATTTGGCAACCGTGCGCGACATGGTTCGAGCACTCATCGTTGAGCCCGAATTGGAACGTCTGCGCGTCAAGGCAGATAGAATTCTCATCAATCCGGGTGGCACATTCACGCTCGGCGGTCCTGTCGCAGATGCCGGCCTCACTGGTCGAAAGATCATCGTCGACACTTATGGCGGCCACTGCCGTCACGGCGGCGGTGCGTTTTCGGGCAAGGACCCGACCAAGGTCGATCGCTCGGGCGCCTATGGCGCCCGTCAGTTGGCCAAGACCATCGTCGCCGCAGGGCTGGCCTCTCATTGTGAAGTGCGCGCTTCCTACGCGATCGGACATCCCGAGCCCGTATCGGTCGCGTTTGACACATTCGGGACTGGTTGCTCGCGAGATATCGAGGCGCTTCTTGCGCATCGCGGCATCGATGCGCGGACCGTCCTATCGCCATCATCATTGATTGAGCGCCTCGATCTGAGGCGGTGCCTTTATGCGCCGGTTGCGGCGTTCGGGCATTTTGGCAGCGATGGATTGCCGTGGGAGCGGCCCATGCTAGCTGAACAGTAA
- a CDS encoding S-adenosylmethionine synthetase N-terminal domain-containing protein produces the protein MMFICDGEFTAESVADGHPDKICDQISDALLDACLAADPKSRVAIECLIKGNFVVVAGEVTTRAD, from the coding sequence ATGATGTTTATCTGTGATGGCGAATTCACCGCAGAATCTGTCGCCGACGGACACCCCGACAAGATTTGTGACCAGATTTCCGATGCACTTCTCGATGCCTGCCTCGCGGCTGACCCTAAGAGCCGTGTGGCCATTGAGTGCCTGATCAAGGGCAATTTTGTCGTGGTGGCTGGCGAAGTTACAACGCGTGCGGACTAG
- a CDS encoding endonuclease/exonuclease/phosphatase family protein, which translates to MNIVTYNLRQGGRGDAHFDRIVEQLKPDLLLLQEVIEPVRFSTSARWRVAWSNAEAKGEKLAWGSAAMSLGPGAIAIDLPQFSGWVSALELNEFTGPDGNARRIRIFSVHAPSGAGSYPKVVNSILDTIAPFSADCDVIVGGDFNLTVGARHVSEARKTSRADQQVQERLRDEFGLMNCWQAANPDQALPQTLRWAKEPTFPYHCDGLFVPVSWREHLRACNVVSGPEWNAFSDHNPVVAEFGKFARTD; encoded by the coding sequence CAATCTTCGCCAGGGCGGAAGAGGGGACGCTCACTTCGACAGGATAGTGGAGCAGCTCAAGCCAGACCTGCTGTTGCTTCAGGAAGTGATCGAGCCAGTGCGCTTTTCAACATCGGCGCGATGGCGCGTCGCCTGGTCGAATGCGGAAGCTAAAGGCGAAAAGCTCGCTTGGGGAAGCGCGGCGATGTCGCTTGGCCCCGGCGCGATCGCCATCGATCTTCCGCAGTTCAGCGGCTGGGTTTCAGCGTTGGAGCTAAATGAGTTTACCGGGCCGGATGGAAATGCGCGACGGATCCGCATTTTTTCCGTCCACGCGCCGTCGGGCGCTGGGTCCTATCCGAAGGTCGTGAACAGCATCCTCGATACTATCGCGCCGTTCTCCGCGGACTGCGATGTCATAGTAGGCGGAGACTTCAACCTTACAGTGGGCGCGCGCCACGTCTCCGAAGCGCGCAAGACCTCACGAGCGGACCAACAAGTTCAGGAGCGACTGCGTGACGAGTTCGGCTTGATGAATTGTTGGCAGGCCGCCAACCCCGATCAGGCGCTTCCGCAGACGCTGCGTTGGGCCAAGGAGCCGACGTTTCCATATCATTGCGACGGCTTGTTCGTCCCGGTTTCTTGGCGCGAGCACCTGCGCGCGTGCAACGTCGTCTCCGGCCCCGAATGGAACGCGTTTAGCGACCACAATCCCGTTGTTGCGGAGTTCGGCAAATTTGCGCGAACCGATTGA
- a CDS encoding DUF3293 domain-containing protein, translating into MHHPFNGKEGEYACRLLDPNERSSKRVQATRRTQQAMLQHVQPHHLTAGKIAVTTPDLVRAYLKTQYRLSPPHELTLRIGETNGALASLLQNQNVLSAAYVTAWNPLSQVSDIETNKAANERLCATISELGLMALPGNGVDPDGAWPGEESFLILGASLDQAEALARRYHQNAFVWVDRTAIPVLALVDETSVRLVTTPERTSV; encoded by the coding sequence ATGCATCACCCCTTCAACGGAAAGGAAGGAGAGTACGCATGTCGGCTATTGGATCCCAATGAGCGCTCAAGCAAGCGCGTGCAGGCAACAAGACGGACACAGCAAGCAATGCTGCAACATGTCCAACCTCACCATCTTACAGCCGGGAAAATTGCAGTGACCACGCCCGATCTGGTTCGAGCCTACCTAAAAACTCAGTATCGCTTGTCGCCGCCCCACGAGCTGACTCTAAGAATTGGAGAGACGAATGGCGCGCTCGCATCCCTTCTTCAAAACCAAAATGTCCTCAGCGCGGCTTACGTCACCGCCTGGAATCCCTTGAGCCAGGTCAGCGACATTGAAACCAACAAAGCGGCTAACGAACGATTGTGCGCGACGATCTCCGAGCTTGGCTTGATGGCGTTGCCCGGGAACGGAGTCGATCCCGACGGCGCATGGCCCGGGGAAGAAAGCTTCTTGATCCTTGGCGCTTCCCTCGATCAGGCTGAGGCGCTCGCGCGCCGTTATCATCAAAATGCATTTGTATGGGTGGATCGAACCGCCATTCCGGTTCTCGCACTTGTTGATGAGACAAGTGTTCGCCTTGTCACCACTCCAGAACGAACGAGCGTATGA
- a CDS encoding UvrD-helicase domain-containing protein, with protein MPQPRPYLSYSAVELEDVAEETSDAACLRAILNELAFRSTQKARNLETQLKARLERLSGGAPEAPRTGIVVSLPVSTASSRSPRGGEVPPPAFAPTDEQSAALEKFKSGESLKISAFAGSGKTSTLQLMAAARPRRGLYLAFNKKIANEAASRFPSNVDCRTTHSVAARAIRSQHAYSKDKMFTRIGAMQLAAELELKPRIFGDAMKLTPPQQAFLFQATLRRFCQSSAPVVDSSHVVAAQRFLGLPPDVQIEARRWVLAEAQALWKRMTSAADALPLGHDGYLKLWALGQPRLDYDYILLDEAQDTNFVVLDVLTSQPAQMVYVGDRYQQIYEWRGAVNAMEKIETAHEAALTQSFRFGDTIASAASAVLRGLGESRPIRGNPKRTSRILDFGEADAVLARTNAAVMAEALGALSSNKRPFIVGGTDELKRLVGDVFSLMEGNPGTHPDFFGFKNWDEVVEFAQAEEGEDLKPFVTLVQIHGPRALWAAIANAVSEEAGADICLSTAHKAKGCEWPSVRLADDFSAQLDEGGSVPESEARLFYVAMTRAKDTLVVDPQLLAAFKSGVPNRRDGSRHGGAQWAEGLF; from the coding sequence ATGCCTCAGCCGCGTCCTTACTTGTCTTACTCGGCCGTTGAGCTCGAGGATGTCGCCGAAGAGACCAGCGACGCCGCATGCCTGCGGGCCATCCTCAACGAACTCGCTTTCCGATCAACCCAGAAAGCGCGCAACCTCGAGACCCAGTTGAAGGCCAGGCTAGAGCGCCTCAGTGGGGGCGCGCCCGAAGCGCCGCGAACCGGCATCGTCGTTTCGCTTCCTGTGTCAACGGCGTCCTCGCGATCGCCACGCGGCGGCGAGGTCCCTCCGCCGGCCTTTGCACCGACCGACGAGCAATCGGCCGCGCTTGAGAAGTTCAAGTCCGGCGAGTCGCTCAAGATCTCCGCCTTTGCCGGCTCGGGAAAAACAAGCACGTTGCAGCTCATGGCGGCGGCGCGCCCGCGCCGCGGCTTGTACCTGGCCTTCAACAAGAAGATCGCCAACGAAGCCGCAAGCCGATTTCCGAGCAACGTCGATTGCAGGACCACGCACTCGGTGGCCGCACGCGCCATCCGCAGCCAGCATGCTTATTCAAAGGATAAGATGTTTACGCGCATCGGCGCGATGCAACTCGCCGCCGAACTTGAGCTTAAGCCGCGCATATTCGGCGACGCGATGAAGCTGACGCCACCGCAACAGGCGTTTCTGTTCCAGGCGACGCTGCGGCGGTTTTGTCAAAGCTCCGCGCCGGTAGTCGATTCAAGTCACGTGGTCGCGGCGCAGAGATTCTTAGGCCTTCCGCCGGACGTGCAGATCGAAGCGCGCCGGTGGGTGCTCGCTGAGGCGCAAGCCCTGTGGAAGCGCATGACCTCCGCAGCTGACGCGTTGCCGCTTGGGCACGACGGCTATCTCAAACTCTGGGCGCTTGGACAGCCACGCCTCGACTATGACTACATTCTTCTCGATGAGGCGCAGGATACGAACTTTGTCGTCCTTGATGTGCTGACCAGCCAGCCAGCACAGATGGTCTATGTCGGCGACCGCTACCAGCAGATCTATGAATGGCGCGGCGCAGTGAACGCCATGGAGAAGATCGAGACGGCGCATGAAGCGGCGCTGACGCAATCGTTCCGGTTCGGCGACACCATCGCCAGCGCCGCGAGCGCGGTGCTGCGCGGGCTTGGCGAAAGCCGCCCCATTCGCGGCAATCCCAAGCGCACAAGTCGCATTTTAGATTTTGGCGAAGCTGACGCGGTCCTTGCAAGAACCAATGCAGCTGTGATGGCCGAGGCTTTGGGCGCATTGTCATCGAACAAAAGACCATTCATCGTTGGCGGAACCGATGAATTGAAGCGGCTCGTTGGCGACGTCTTCTCATTGATGGAGGGCAATCCTGGCACGCACCCTGACTTCTTCGGTTTTAAGAACTGGGACGAGGTCGTCGAATTTGCGCAAGCGGAAGAAGGCGAAGACCTAAAGCCGTTCGTCACGCTGGTGCAGATTCACGGACCGCGTGCGCTTTGGGCCGCGATTGCGAATGCCGTAAGCGAGGAAGCTGGCGCTGATATTTGCTTATCGACGGCCCACAAAGCCAAGGGCTGTGAATGGCCAAGCGTGCGGCTCGCGGACGACTTTTCCGCCCAGCTCGATGAGGGCGGTTCCGTTCCGGAATCAGAAGCGCGGCTCTTCTATGTTGCGATGACGCGCGCCAAGGATACGCTTGTCGTCGATCCTCAACTTCTGGCCGCCTTCAAGAGCGGCGTTCCCAACCGACGGGACGGATCGCGCCATGGCGGCGCACAATGGGCCGAAGGGCTTTTCTAG
- a CDS encoding TM0106 family RecB-like putative nuclease: MQKQADAYLLSATDLVGHLGCKRLTELNRALADDLLKKPASYPDPLLDALIERGRRHEAAYVDSLSASGKSVADLSALPTGVSDQGVEQTLQAMRAGVDFIIQGALKAGQWSGRPDILRRVDLPSGQSSAFGAYYYEALDAKLARETKAGAVLQLCLYSDLLDKAQGFAPQHAYVVSPGEPFTVAPFRVAAYAAYFRWVQQALTRKLASAPSDAYPDPVEQCEICRWYEHCDARRRLDDHLSFVAGAGKRQIAELIERERSTLAALAAMPLPLGWRPERGAKQTYERLREQARVQLEARTKDAPVFEVLPITPGQGLALLPEPSAGDIFLDLEGAGYVPPNGREFLFGYVYANDADKHDYRGVWAITPAQEQAAFEAFMDFVAERLQRYPDLHIYHYAPYEPSAFKRLAGRYATRASELDELLRSHCFVDLFAVVRQGVLCGLESYSIKKLERYYGFTRQAAMPDVNRSMPRVQAALELGQPLDELADDCEVVERYNEDDCRSTLVLRDWLEGLRADELARGVAIERPAPPPPEASEHIRERERAAAELAAQLHQGAPADPADRDQYGRWLLAQLLGFHRREERAVGSEYYRIAELSAEDLFDHKSAISGLQFEAVIEAGDKPVHRYRFPPQETDLQVGDTVRPVGGGYLGTIKAISAGEGVVDIKKQLDATELHPEAVFGFDTVPTKVLADALMRIGVDVLQNGFGASSSYPAARDLLTRTPPSSGGASLVQDSERTLDAAVHLGLTLPSGVLPIQGPPGTGKTYTGAAMIVALIKAGKKVGVTANSHPVILHLIEKALGEAGEAGLAVSCVHKGAKTAHAPDGVRFIGDNARAVKALGSAQLIGGTAWFWSREEVANKVDVLFVDEAAQMSLANVLAASHAAPTLVLLGDPRQLDQPTKSSHPDGTDVSALDHILAGEQTIAADQGLFLAETWRLHPAICAFTSELFYEGRLQPRPGLERQEIKSSGRLQGSGLRYLPVAHAGNVNVSHEEVDAICALVDDVLSSDTTWIDADGAEKPVTLDDILIIAPYNAQVFQLQQRLPGARVGTVDKAQGQEKPIVIYSLASSSSTETPRGMEFLYSLNRLNVASSRARCLCVLVAAPALFEAECRSPRQMELANAFCRYRELATVL; the protein is encoded by the coding sequence ATGCAAAAACAAGCCGACGCTTACCTTCTGAGCGCCACCGATCTCGTTGGCCATTTGGGCTGCAAGCGCCTTACCGAACTCAACCGTGCGCTAGCCGATGATCTGCTGAAGAAGCCTGCGTCTTATCCCGACCCATTGCTCGACGCGTTGATCGAGCGCGGCCGCCGGCACGAAGCCGCTTATGTCGACAGCCTGAGCGCGAGCGGCAAGAGCGTGGCCGATCTGAGCGCGCTGCCCACTGGGGTCAGCGATCAAGGTGTCGAGCAAACGCTTCAGGCCATGCGCGCCGGCGTTGACTTTATTATTCAAGGTGCGCTTAAGGCCGGCCAATGGTCCGGGCGGCCGGACATTTTGCGGCGCGTTGACTTGCCTTCAGGGCAGTCAAGCGCGTTCGGCGCTTATTATTACGAAGCACTCGACGCCAAGCTCGCGCGCGAGACCAAAGCCGGGGCGGTGCTGCAGCTGTGCCTTTATTCGGATTTGCTCGACAAGGCGCAGGGCTTTGCACCCCAACATGCTTACGTCGTTTCTCCGGGCGAGCCGTTCACGGTTGCGCCGTTTCGGGTCGCTGCCTACGCCGCCTATTTTCGCTGGGTGCAACAAGCGCTCACGCGCAAACTCGCAAGTGCGCCGAGCGACGCTTACCCCGATCCGGTGGAGCAATGCGAGATTTGCCGCTGGTATGAGCACTGCGACGCGCGCCGGCGGCTCGACGATCACCTTTCTTTTGTCGCCGGCGCCGGTAAGCGCCAGATTGCGGAATTGATCGAGCGTGAGCGCTCGACGCTCGCCGCACTGGCGGCCATGCCTCTTCCCTTGGGCTGGAGGCCCGAGCGCGGGGCCAAGCAAACTTATGAGCGGCTGCGCGAACAGGCCCGGGTACAGCTAGAAGCCCGCACCAAAGACGCACCAGTTTTTGAAGTGCTGCCGATCACGCCAGGCCAGGGTCTAGCGCTGCTGCCGGAGCCCTCAGCTGGCGACATTTTCCTCGACCTCGAAGGCGCTGGCTATGTGCCGCCTAATGGGCGCGAGTTCTTGTTTGGCTATGTCTATGCCAACGACGCCGACAAACACGACTACCGCGGTGTCTGGGCGATCACACCGGCGCAGGAGCAGGCCGCGTTCGAAGCGTTCATGGATTTCGTCGCCGAGCGGTTGCAGCGCTATCCCGATTTGCACATCTACCATTACGCGCCTTATGAACCGTCGGCGTTCAAAAGGCTTGCGGGCCGTTACGCAACGCGCGCTAGCGAGCTTGATGAGTTGCTGCGTTCGCACTGTTTTGTCGATTTGTTCGCCGTGGTGCGCCAAGGCGTGCTGTGCGGGCTTGAATCTTATTCCATCAAGAAGCTCGAACGCTATTACGGGTTCACACGGCAAGCGGCAATGCCAGACGTCAATCGCTCGATGCCGCGTGTCCAGGCTGCTTTGGAGCTTGGTCAACCGCTGGATGAGCTCGCCGACGATTGCGAAGTGGTCGAGCGCTATAATGAAGACGATTGCCGCTCGACATTAGTTCTCCGGGATTGGCTCGAAGGCTTGCGCGCCGATGAGCTCGCGCGTGGTGTGGCCATTGAACGCCCAGCGCCTCCGCCCCCCGAAGCATCCGAGCATATCCGCGAGCGCGAACGCGCAGCCGCGGAGCTGGCCGCGCAATTGCACCAAGGTGCACCAGCGGACCCTGCAGATCGTGACCAATACGGGCGCTGGCTGCTCGCGCAATTGCTTGGCTTTCATCGTCGCGAGGAGCGTGCGGTTGGATCGGAATACTACCGGATCGCCGAATTGTCGGCGGAAGACCTGTTCGATCATAAGAGCGCGATTTCCGGGCTTCAATTCGAGGCGGTGATCGAGGCTGGCGACAAGCCGGTGCACCGGTATCGCTTCCCTCCCCAAGAGACCGATCTGCAGGTTGGCGATACGGTGCGCCCAGTTGGCGGCGGATACTTGGGAACGATCAAGGCCATCTCCGCCGGCGAAGGCGTGGTCGACATCAAAAAACAGCTCGACGCTACCGAGCTTCATCCTGAAGCCGTGTTCGGGTTCGACACTGTCCCCACCAAGGTGTTGGCGGACGCTTTGATGCGCATCGGCGTCGATGTGCTGCAAAATGGCTTTGGCGCATCCAGCTCTTATCCCGCCGCGCGCGACCTGCTCACGCGCACGCCGCCGTCGAGCGGCGGCGCTTCGCTCGTGCAAGACAGCGAACGAACGTTGGATGCGGCGGTTCATTTGGGGCTGACACTGCCAAGCGGGGTGTTGCCGATCCAGGGCCCACCGGGCACCGGCAAGACTTATACGGGTGCAGCGATGATCGTTGCGCTGATCAAGGCCGGCAAGAAAGTCGGCGTCACCGCAAACTCGCACCCGGTCATCCTACATTTGATCGAGAAGGCGCTGGGCGAGGCTGGCGAAGCCGGCCTCGCCGTCAGTTGCGTGCACAAAGGCGCAAAGACTGCTCATGCTCCCGACGGCGTGCGCTTCATCGGTGACAACGCCCGCGCTGTGAAAGCGCTTGGCAGCGCGCAGCTGATCGGAGGCACCGCATGGTTTTGGTCGCGCGAGGAGGTCGCCAATAAAGTCGATGTTTTGTTCGTCGACGAAGCCGCGCAAATGTCGCTCGCCAATGTGCTGGCCGCGTCCCACGCTGCACCTACTTTGGTGTTGTTGGGCGACCCGCGCCAACTCGACCAACCGACCAAGAGCAGCCACCCCGACGGAACCGATGTGTCGGCGCTCGATCATATTCTCGCCGGCGAGCAAACCATCGCCGCCGACCAAGGCCTCTTCCTGGCCGAGACGTGGCGTTTACACCCCGCAATCTGCGCTTTCACATCGGAGCTCTTCTATGAGGGCCGGCTTCAGCCGCGCCCCGGCCTTGAACGCCAAGAGATAAAGTCCAGTGGACGCTTGCAGGGTTCAGGGCTTCGTTATCTGCCCGTGGCGCACGCCGGCAACGTCAACGTCTCGCACGAAGAGGTCGACGCCATCTGCGCCTTGGTCGATGACGTTCTCAGTTCCGACACGACCTGGATCGACGCTGACGGCGCCGAAAAACCAGTGACGCTCGACGACATTTTGATCATCGCGCCTTACAATGCGCAGGTGTTTCAGCTGCAGCAGCGCCTGCCCGGCGCGCGCGTTGGCACGGTCGACAAAGCTCAAGGCCAAGAAAAACCGATCGTGATCTATTCGCTGGCGAGCTCCAGCAGCACGGAAACACCGCGTGGCATGGAGTTTCTATACAGCCTCAATCGACTGAATGTCGCGAGCTCACGCGCGCGCTGTCTCTGCGTTCTGGTGGCGGCGCCGGCATTGTTTGAAGCTGAATGCCGATCGCCACGACAAATGGAGCTCGCCAACGCGTTCTGCCGTTATCGGGAATTGGCGACTGTGCTCTGA